One Lasioglossum baleicum chromosome 6, iyLasBale1, whole genome shotgun sequence genomic window carries:
- the LOC143209284 gene encoding ornithine decarboxylase 1 isoform X1 → MKVTNLDERIHVLDSASNVMSVIKDIALSGLQEEAFYVLDIGDIVQKHQIWKEKLPRVNPYYAVKCNDNLVVIEVLAALGIGFDCASKTEINKVLSVGVDSSKIIFANPAKPASHIRHAAAVGVDTMTVDNESELHKIKKLHPDAKIVIRIRCDAELAQCQLGMKFGCDPIYEAPNLLRLARMLGLSVVGVSFHVGSGCQDPPVFYRAIRHAKTLFDLATDLGYKPYLLDIGGGYPGNKGTSIDKIADVVNKALDEYFDTDDVHIIAEPGRFYVASAFTLATSIHSKRAVRGNENSPNTITHNMYYINDGVYGSFNCLLYDHQHVTPVPLKKGYGKMISSSIWGPTCDGLDQVAENVLLHEMDLGDWIIFENMGAYTLPVASPFNGFPVPKVHIVAEENIWLLLKDALPLTEDHFVIGNTPANLRLGLDIGGTDINAWRNPNIELTSTDILVDTTNTSFIYDYVEVDPLN, encoded by the exons ATGAAGGTCACAAATTTGGACGAACGCATCCATGTTTTGGACAGTGCGTCGAACGTTATGAGCGTCATCAAAGATATTGCATTGAGTGGATTGCAAGAAGAAGCTTTTTATGTACTTGACATTGGAGATATTGTTCAGAAACATCAAATTTGGAAAGAAAAACTACCACGTGTTAACCCGTACTATG ctGTAAAGTGCAATGATAACTTAGTTGTGATCGAGGTACTAGCTGCTCTTGGTATTGGTTTTGATTGTGCATCAAAA acGGAGATTAACAAAGTATTAAGTGTTGGAGTAGACTCATCAAAAATTATATTCGCTAATCCAGCTAAACCTGCATCGCATATTCGTCATGCGGCTGCGGTTGGAGTGGATACAATGACAGTGGACAATGAGAGTGAGTTACATAAAATCAAGAAGCTTCATCCAGACGCTAag ATCGTTATCAGAATTCGTTGTGATGCAGAACTTGCCCAATGTCAACTGGGCATGAAATTTGGTTGTGATCCTATTTACGAGGCCCCCAATCTTTTGCGTCTTGCACGTATGCTAGGACTTAGTGTTGTTGGTGTTAGTTTCCATGTTGGCTCCGGTTGTCAAGATCCACCAGTATTTTATCGAGCCATACGGCATGCTAAAACACTGTTTGACTTGGCGACGGATCTTGGTTATAAACCGTATTTGTTAGATATTGGCGGTGGCTACCCAGGAAATAAAGGCACCAGTATCGATAAAATTGCTGATGTTGTTAACAAAGCACTTGACGAGTATTTCGACA CTGATGATGTCCACATAATTGCTGAACCTGGCCGATTTTATGTTGCATCTGCATTTACACTTGCTACAAGTATTCATAGCAAACGTGCAGTGCGTGGCAATGAAAATTCTCCAAACACAATCACGCACAACATGTATTATATCAATGACGGCGTTTATGGCTCCTTCAATTGCCTACTTTACGATCATCAGCATGTTACTCCCGTACCTTTAAAG AAGGGGTACGGTAAGATGATTTCTTCAAGCATTTGGGGACCCACATGCGACGGTCTGGATCAAGTcgcagaaaatgttttattgcacgaAATGGATCTTGGTGATTGgataattttcgaaaacatggGAGCGTACACGTTACCTGTCGCTTCTCCATTCAACGGATTTCCCGTACCGAAGGTTCACATTGTTGCTGAAGAAAACATCTG GCTTCTTTTAAAAGATGCTTTGCCCTTGACCGAAGACCATTTTGTTATTGGCAATACGCCAGCTAACTTACGACTTGGTCTGGACATTGGGGGAACTGATATTAATGCATGGCGTAATCCAAATATTGAATTGACGTCGACTGATATTTTGGTGGATACCACTAATACATCATTTATCTACGATTACGTTGAAGTTGATCCACTGAATTAA
- the LOC143209284 gene encoding ornithine decarboxylase isoform X2, producing the protein MKVTNLDERIHVLDSASNVMSVIKDIALSGLQEEAFYVLDIGDIVQKHQIWKEKLPRVNPYYAVKCNDNLVVIEVLAALGIGFDCASKTEINKVLSVGVDSSKIIFANPAKPASHIRHAAAVGVDTMTVDNESELHKIKKLHPDAKIVIRIRCDAELAQCQLGMKFGCDPIYEAPNLLRLARMLGLSVVGVSFHVGSGCQDPPVFYRAIRHAKTLFDLATDLGYKPYLLDIGGGYPGNKGTSIDKIADVVNKALDEYFDTDDVHIIAEPGRFYVASAFTLATSIHSKRAVRGNENSPNTITHNMYYINDGVYGSFNCLLYDHQHVTPVPLKKGYGKMISSSIWGPTCDGLDQVAENVLLHEMDLGDWIIFENMGAYTLPVASPFNGFPVPKVHIVAEENIWYERVSSSTKS; encoded by the exons ATGAAGGTCACAAATTTGGACGAACGCATCCATGTTTTGGACAGTGCGTCGAACGTTATGAGCGTCATCAAAGATATTGCATTGAGTGGATTGCAAGAAGAAGCTTTTTATGTACTTGACATTGGAGATATTGTTCAGAAACATCAAATTTGGAAAGAAAAACTACCACGTGTTAACCCGTACTATG ctGTAAAGTGCAATGATAACTTAGTTGTGATCGAGGTACTAGCTGCTCTTGGTATTGGTTTTGATTGTGCATCAAAA acGGAGATTAACAAAGTATTAAGTGTTGGAGTAGACTCATCAAAAATTATATTCGCTAATCCAGCTAAACCTGCATCGCATATTCGTCATGCGGCTGCGGTTGGAGTGGATACAATGACAGTGGACAATGAGAGTGAGTTACATAAAATCAAGAAGCTTCATCCAGACGCTAag ATCGTTATCAGAATTCGTTGTGATGCAGAACTTGCCCAATGTCAACTGGGCATGAAATTTGGTTGTGATCCTATTTACGAGGCCCCCAATCTTTTGCGTCTTGCACGTATGCTAGGACTTAGTGTTGTTGGTGTTAGTTTCCATGTTGGCTCCGGTTGTCAAGATCCACCAGTATTTTATCGAGCCATACGGCATGCTAAAACACTGTTTGACTTGGCGACGGATCTTGGTTATAAACCGTATTTGTTAGATATTGGCGGTGGCTACCCAGGAAATAAAGGCACCAGTATCGATAAAATTGCTGATGTTGTTAACAAAGCACTTGACGAGTATTTCGACA CTGATGATGTCCACATAATTGCTGAACCTGGCCGATTTTATGTTGCATCTGCATTTACACTTGCTACAAGTATTCATAGCAAACGTGCAGTGCGTGGCAATGAAAATTCTCCAAACACAATCACGCACAACATGTATTATATCAATGACGGCGTTTATGGCTCCTTCAATTGCCTACTTTACGATCATCAGCATGTTACTCCCGTACCTTTAAAG AAGGGGTACGGTAAGATGATTTCTTCAAGCATTTGGGGACCCACATGCGACGGTCTGGATCAAGTcgcagaaaatgttttattgcacgaAATGGATCTTGGTGATTGgataattttcgaaaacatggGAGCGTACACGTTACCTGTCGCTTCTCCATTCAACGGATTTCCCGTACCGAAGGTTCACATTGTTGCTGAAGAAAACATCTG GTACGAAAGAGTAAGTTCGAGTACAAAATCGTAG